ATTTTAGCCGGCGGAAAAAGTACCCGCATGATGGGGCAGCCCAAAGGATTATTGAGTTGGCAGGGCAAAACTTTTATCGAACATATTGCCCAAGTTATACAGCCTTTTGTAAATCAAATTGTAGTAGTAGCCAACCAGCCGCAATACACGCAATTGGGATTTACAACTATTAGTGATTTACGCACAGATTGCGGCCCATTGGCTGGTATTGAAGCAGCCCTGAGCCACGCCTCTGCAAAAACCAATTACTGTTTGATAATTAGCTGCGATACGCCTTTAATTACACGAACTGCATTGGGTTATTTAATTAAGCAGGCTGAAACCACAAGCGCGCGCGCAATAATAGCCAGTGATGGGCAACGCTGCCATCCTTTATTGGGTTTGTATGCTAAAAATTTGCTTCCAAACATTACCCAGTACTTAAACCAGCAGCAATTTAAATTACAAGCGTTTATTGAAACGCTTCAACCAGCGGTGCAAATTGTTTCGTTACAAAAATTTACAAGAGGTCGTTTTCCGGTTTTGTTTAATATAAACACCCCCAACCATTATGCCGATTTGTTAAAGGAGGATATAGATGATTGTAATTTCGATTTCGCTTGATAACGAAAATACAACCAGGTGGCAATTAAGCTGCCAACCATTCCCGGAGCCAAAGCAAAGGCAACATTATGCCCCACTGCAAAACCTATTAAAATAGGCGGCAGTGCGTTGGCCAATGCCTGCACCGATTGGTTGATACCCATTATTTGCCCCTGTTCGCTTGGCGTAGCCAAATCCGATACCAATGCCAACAAACAAGGAAAAACAATACTTTGAAAAAAAACTAAAAGCGGCAGCATTACTACTAATTGCCAAACTTGGGTGGGCAGCAGCAAAGCGGCAAATCCCAAGCCAAACAACGGAATAAAATAGCGCAGTAAAATTTTTGGCTCAAACCGTTTGCTAAACCAGGGCAAAGCCAGTTGTTGCATCAGGGCAATTAACAATCCGGTATATATTAAAATTAATCCGGTGCCATTAAAATCTAAATGAAAACGCAGGGTAACAAAATA
The sequence above is drawn from the Sphingobacteriales bacterium genome and encodes:
- a CDS encoding molybdenum cofactor guanylyltransferase produces the protein MKSSSLQSSLLTGYILAGGKSTRMMGQPKGLLSWQGKTFIEHIAQVIQPFVNQIVVVANQPQYTQLGFTTISDLRTDCGPLAGIEAALSHASAKTNYCLIISCDTPLITRTALGYLIKQAETTSARAIIASDGQRCHPLLGLYAKNLLPNITQYLNQQQFKLQAFIETLQPAVQIVSLQKFTRGRFPVLFNINTPNHYADLLKEDIDDCNFDFA